One window of the Oncorhynchus clarkii lewisi isolate Uvic-CL-2024 chromosome 19, UVic_Ocla_1.0, whole genome shotgun sequence genome contains the following:
- the LOC139374264 gene encoding placenta growth factor-like: MKPFASFVIQIAVTFQLQLSPAQITPSSSSNSTTGVLMFQEVWGRSFCRTIEKLVEVVQEYPGEVEHIYSPSCVPLVRCAGCCGDENLECHPTQTSNVSMQLLKIKPGEQGQEYVEMSFVEHQTCECRIRKAVVKSERRRQRGRGRKRKERQRVKDCDRCQPPRR; the protein is encoded by the exons ATGAAACCCTTTGCTTCGTTCGTCATCCAGATTGCGGTGACGTTCCAACTTCAGCTTTCACCTGCTCAG ATTACGCCCTCATCCAGCTCAAACAGCACAACTGGAG tgtTAATGTTCCAGGAGGTGTGGGGTCGTAGTTTCTGCCGGACCATCGAGAAGCTGGTGGAGGTGGTCCAGGAGTACCCCGGGGAGGTGGAGCACATCTATAGTCCCTCCTGTGTGCCCCTGGTGCGCTGCGCTGGTTGCTGTGGCGATGAGAATCTGGAGTGCCATCCTACTCAGACCTCTAATGTCTCCATGCAG TTGTTGAAAATCAAGCCAGGGGAACAGGGTCAAGAATACGTTGAGATGTCTTTTGTGGAGCACCAGACATGTGAATGTAG AATCAGGAAGGCTGTGGTGAAAAGTGAAAG GAGGAgacaaagaggaagaggaagaaaaagaaaggagagacagagagtgaaagattGTGACAG GTGTCAGCCCCCTCGCAGGTAA